The genomic DNA CGCCGCCATGCTTCTTTCTTAGCTGTGTAATCATCAAATACACTGCTTTTGACCTTGTAAGTTACTTGCCTCGAGTCAAAGGGATCTCGGACATTTTCGGCGGGGAATCCCGTGGGATCGCATGAAGGAACGCGATCTTTCGCGTGGCCACCTTTGATTCCTCTAGCTCTCCGAGGTTCCCCTCGATGATCATCGGAATGATCGTCTTTAGATTTCTCAAGAATATCTAGTGTCAAACCTTCGTTGACTAACTGTTCAACATAGACAGACGTACCGCTGAGCGAAGTAAAGTCTCCAGAGTTGAGAAGAATACTGCACAAAAAGTATTTGAGTCCTTGGGCAAATGCCGTGTAAACCAAAGGCCTGAATACCTCTAAACTTTCCTGTAACCATCCAGGGAGAGGACTTGAAGAGAACGCCGGTGCAGCATGTTTGTCTGttaaaaaagatatcaaaaatAGAAGAAAGTACTCTGCAAGTACATCCTAAGCTTTATCATATGACTCGAGCAATCCCGCCTACGCAATCttatacaaaaagaaaattatagtGAAAGCTGATGTGTGTAAGGTCGGACGGGCTGACGTGAGCTGGTCCAGGAAAAAGCCGTCTGGCCCCACACTCGTGCCGACCTTACCAGTTTACATTATTTATCTACAGTGTCAAGTGCTCGGAACAGTTTTCCACTTTCACTTTCTCTTGCAAGAATCGGCAAATGCTCACAAACCACTGGGCAGCCGTTTGTTATGGTTTACATACCTGCTAATTCAGTCAGCCGTCGGATGCAGGCAGCTTCAATTTCACCCGCTCCAGGTAGAACTCGGCCGCAGGAGAGGGTATTTTTCAACCGATAGATCGAATTCCAGAACCTCTCCTCCATATCACAGAGGACATCTTTACAAGGGCTACAGAGAAGTACTGTCTGTAAAGGACTGTTGAAATCTGAGGGCAACAGATACcgggaagaaaaaaattcagtaaaagAAACTGATGTAAGGAAAGTACTAGACTACGAGCAGTTCCTCTTTTCGACAGAGTCCGTTGCGCGACTCAAAACAAATGAGCGGAAAAAAACAGTTGACGCTAGTGTATCGCTCGGAATTATTGTGACGCATGAAAAGTAGGGACTGCGAAGGGACTTCACACAGTGATCCGATGGAAAAGCAAATCCTTACTGCTTACCTTCGCGACCCGAACTCGCCTCCGCCACTTCTCTAACAAGGACATACTGAAAGGTCTTCATCCCTCTGACGTCACCATCCCTGCTGCCTTTTGGCTTGCTGTATCTAACTAAACATGGCGCCCAGCCGAGTTCCCACGTTTCTATGGTAACAGGTCCTCCTAGATCCTGTTCCCTCAAGTCAGCGAGATAAGTAATTATCGCAGAGCCGGTTGCAAAGGAAAGGAGTTGAAGGACTGGATATGAAACGCTTTGAAGCACCGTTATGTTGTGTGATGAACAATAATCTAACACTGAATCAAGAACGATTCCTTTGACGACAAGGATACCAATTTTGTGATTACTGAGGCTTGCTGTAACGCTTCGGTACCAGTCTTTTTCCTGATTGAAAACGGATGATTTGAAATCTTCATTCCTGATAATTCTGAGAATCTGCAATTCGTTGTTCAGTCCCGCATGACGAAATTCCGGCGTGACATCTCCATTAATAAGAGCCAGGAGAAGTTTGCAAGCAGGAAGATTCTGACTTgaagaagaaaactgaaaagttgAAGTGTTTTCCAATAGAAGACCATCTATTCTACAAGAAAAAGAGTTTGGCGGACCAAGAACTAACTCCGTGTGAATCATTCCAAGAGGAATGTCAAGGTCTTTAAACGATGAAGAAGAGATTGGCAAGGAATTTGTTACTTCAACTGCAAGTTTCATTTCGAGATCTTTACCATGAGAGAGGCAACTTCCAAGTTCAAACAACGacttcttctttatttcaactGAATTGAGTTGAGATGGAGAAGAACTAACCCCGTCTTGAACTGATAACTTTTCCCTATCATGTGGTGTTGAATCGACCAAATCCGTTTCTCCTGAATGCCTAGTTTTTGGTATCGACTTGCTAAGAGTTGTGCCAGTAGACAATTTTTCAGGCTCTCCGTTGGGTGAGTCTTTGGGTCCGTTCGCGACATCTACTAACTTTGGCGAGGCTTTGTTCCTGGAACTGTTCACAAAATGTCTACTACCCTTGAAAATTTCTGACAGTTTAACACGTCTTTGTACACTTACATTCTTACTTTCCAGTTTCTCCGAGAGGGAAAACAAGAACCTGTCGTCTCCTTTTATGTCTCTACAATCTGACGAAGTTAGAGGGAgtggattaaaattaattttgtgtaGAGGCTCAAAAGATTTCGCCCCtacattttgaaactttgtacGCTTCGTGTCTGTATGAGCGCTAATGAAGTTTTCTCCCAAAAATCCAGAGGATCTCAAGTCTTTATTACGTTCCTTTGACACTGGTGATTTAGTAGCGATATTTCCATTCGCGGTGTATGAAACAGCCTCTGGTAGAGATGTCTCGAATTCATCTACACATTCGTCTTCTCTTCGCGAGAAAATACTTTTATTCCAAGATTCTGTTGATTCTAGAGGCGTTCTTGAAGCCTTATTTCCAAAACAGGTGTCTCCTTGAATGTTAGGATAAAACTGAGAATTTCCACTTTCCCGTTCGTCAAGCaataatcttgtttttgttccttGTAAAAAATCTTCTGGCTTCCCCGTGTTCACCCAAGGAGGAGACATATTACTGACGTTCGTTTTTGCATCTAAAATTCCTCCTAGTGACTTGCAACTTTCTGATCGTGATGCAATTTTGTCTAAGTTTTCGTTGCAAGTTGTTACATCTCCATTTCGACTCATTTTTAGATCAAGGCAGTTCTTATTTCGGAAAGTTTTTACCTCTGGCATCTTGGTGGTTGGAGTTTCCATCTTAACTGTCCGTGGGATAGGTTCCTCAGCTGCTGTGATATACCCTGGAATCCTTGGGATATGACTACGCGCCCCGGGGATGTCAAAATCTCCCCATGGTGAACCATCATCAATTCCCCGTTTTTGTCCATCAAAATACCATGATATGTCATCAGCGTCAACAGCATCAATAAGATCAGTCTTCTTCAAGATGTCCAATTCAGCAACTGGATGACAAGAAATCCCTTTGGAGATGCTTTTGCTGTTCTCTTTGTCACCATAATCATCTTTGGCTGGATGGTTCAAGTCTTGATGACTTTGCAAAGCTTCGGTTATATCAATGGACGTCTGATGACAAACCTCTTCACAGACTTGAAGTGCATCATCAAAAAGACGTAAAATGATCGGGATAGGAACACCCTGGAAATTATCATGTacagtcaattaaaaaaagtaagacAGGAAATTTATGATTAACCCTTggacccctgagagtgaccagtatctagtttcgccttacaatatcacccttatATCGCACATTTAGGTTTCAAGAATATaagaaatggtcaccaactaaaaaaagcacctgattgttatacaaattctccttgtaagaccttaggaaatgtatagagaacagtatggggaatatgaatactgatttTAGAAACTCAACTGTGAAGAGCTGACAAATTTTGACCTTTATAAATGACCCACGATGTTCACATCTGGTGTTCTTTCAACCTGGTGCATAAAGCCCTACAACTATTTTCACCACAATCAATACTTTCCAGTCAGATTCTTCCACACAATTCAGACTGGTACACCTCCTGCATAGGTGAAAAAGCTTTGTAAGTCACCTGATCTAGCAGATCCTCCACTGCACTGCTCCAGAAACCAGCCATGCATACGAGAGTCTTGCAGTTTGTTCTATATTTTTTGTACAGGCCTTGGCAAGCATCATTTAGGATAAAACCAGCTGGATGCTACAGTGgtgattgaaaataatttttatcacaaGTGTCCTTATATGTTATAATTGACATTACCAAGTTCTTGTCCAGTTACAATTGGACAAAATGTCAGCAGCAAGTTGATAAAATAGGAAATTCAGTAAACAAGTTTGGAAGAAGAGTTAGAATATTCTAGTTATGGTCTTCATAAGTTTGAGATTCTAGCAGGACTGGATACAGGGTTTTTATCAGAAAATGTAATAGATGTTTGATCTGAACTAAGTAGGGTAAATGTAGGTGGCCCCCCTTCATAGGGGGAGTCTGGGAACCTgctcacccccctcccccaaataaatttgaattttaaacttCTCTGGGATGTGATTTCCAAAAGAAGAAACTGAGACATAAAATGTACATAGACATAAAATGCAAGTGTGTTATTTCTCTTACTTGAATGTCAATGAACTGCAACAACTTGGCTGCACTGCTGCATATGACAGATTCATCATCTGAACTGCAGCACTTTAAGCtacaaaatacagaaaaaaagttgttcAGCTGTTTTTTTGTTAGTGCTACATAACACAAGCTTGAACAGCACTTATTACAAAATATATGGGATTCTCTAGCAAAGTTTAGGTCTccatggaaattttttatttgttaagttTGGAAGttcttgaacttttttttttctttttaaactcaAAGAAATCACCCATTTCATCATCATGGAAAAGGTTGCAGGTAATATATGAACCTAAATTATAAATACGTGGAAAAAAATGTTCCTGTAGCGataattcaaataataagaATACGTTATAGCTATtgtaaatgaagtaaaattttatagaaaggaaaataaagtcCAAATCGTCAAAGAATCGTACACTTACCCGTTGTTAGGTCCCAAAAGTGTTTTGACAGAAGAAGCtgagggaaaaataaaataagaaattgacaaaaagtctcccggtgtaaataatttaaaggatgactttttctattttaaggATCACTTGTTGGTTTCCTTACCAAGAGCTCTCGCTACACTAAGATTGTTGTTATTTCGTGCCACCCGGCCAAACTCATGTCCGTCCGCCATATTTGTTATGCTTAGCGACCTGGCCAGATCAAGTAATAAAACTCATCAAATGACGACACATTCAACATTTTTGCAAGATGGCTGCGGTAGGGATACGAAGGTCCTTGCCGCTTATTCGACATTGTAGAGGTATTTGGCAAGCCAACAGGTAATTAGAActatttatttgaaaatgaaacaagttaCTTGGTTTTTCCTGGGGTAAAGTGAACAGATCGTATTTTTAATGTAAGCTTATCGGCTCtaactttttctttatctttaggTCCTTGAGTTTGTGTTGTTGCCGGCTTTCTCCCGGTATTGAAGTTGTTTCGAGGAAGAAGATGAATAGTTCTCGTGAAGTAAACAAGCACGATTTAAGCGTAATCCCAAGGAGAACGTTAATAGGATCCATTATTCCGAATCCCCTCAATACGTCGCGGAGGAGAAAGTATTCCGAGAGGAGATTGCTTGGGTAAGTAAATTTAATGGTTCAATAAGTTTATGTTTATACTATATTGTAAC from Pocillopora verrucosa isolate sample1 chromosome 10, ASM3666991v2, whole genome shotgun sequence includes the following:
- the LOC131776122 gene encoding uncharacterized protein, which gives rise to MADGHEFGRVARNNNNLSVARALASSVKTLLGPNNGLKCCSSDDESVICSSAAKLLQFIDIQHPAGFILNDACQGLYKKYRTNCKTLVCMAGFWSSAVEDLLDQGVPIPIILRLFDDALQVCEEVCHQTSIDITEALQSHQDLNHPAKDDYGDKENSKSISKGISCHPVAELDILKKTDLIDAVDADDISWYFDGQKRGIDDGSPWGDFDIPGARSHIPRIPGYITAAEEPIPRTVKMETPTTKMPEVKTFRNKNCLDLKMSRNGDVTTCNENLDKIASRSESCKSLGGILDAKTNVSNMSPPWVNTGKPEDFLQGTKTRLLLDERESGNSQFYPNIQGDTCFGNKASRTPLESTESWNKSIFSRREDECVDEFETSLPEAVSYTANGNIATKSPVSKERNKDLRSSGFLGENFISAHTDTKRTKFQNVGAKSFEPLHKINFNPLPLTSSDCRDIKGDDRFLFSLSEKLESKNVSVQRRVKLSEIFKGSRHFVNSSRNKASPKLVDVANGPKDSPNGEPEKLSTGTTLSKSIPKTRHSGETDLVDSTPHDREKLSVQDGVSSSPSQLNSVEIKKKSLFELGSCLSHGKDLEMKLAVEVTNSLPISSSSFKDLDIPLGMIHTELVLGPPNSFSCRIDGLLLENTSTFQFSSSSQNLPACKLLLALINGDVTPEFRHAGLNNELQILRIIRNEDFKSSVFNQEKDWYRSVTASLSNHKIGILVVKGIVLDSVLDYCSSHNITVLQSVSYPVLQLLSFATGSAIITYLADLREQDLGGPVTIETWELGWAPCLVRYSKPKGSRDGDVRGMKTFQYVLVREVAEASSGREDFNSPLQTVLLCSPCKDVLCDMEERFWNSIYRLKNTLSCGRVLPGAGEIEAACIRRLTELADKHAAPAFSSSPLPGWLQESLEVFRPLVYTAFAQGLKYFLCSILLNSGDFTSLSGTSVYVEQLVNEGLTLDILEKSKDDHSDDHRGEPRRARGIKGGHAKDRVPSCDPTGFPAENVRDPFDSRQVTYKVKSSVFDDYTAKKEAWRRAVAVIRILLQSDMLVETGLGQSKSEIVLF